A single window of Populus nigra chromosome 17, ddPopNigr1.1, whole genome shotgun sequence DNA harbors:
- the LOC133677667 gene encoding protein LURP-one-related 15-like, protein MATGQAPRNPIPAMRTYPPVEHPVVVIGPQYLAQYAVDLAVNRDFKVSDINGTLIFEVKSKLLSPRRRFLKDAAGNTLVNLRHKINTMHGRWEAFRGESEEQSDLIFTAKKSKMFQFKTELDVFLGNNKGEVPDFKVKEGNSESSCSILVGDSNTMLAQVHGRHTLAIMPNVDYAFIVALVVVILNGNNADDHTDAANTGLKVVNAFIEGIGSSA, encoded by the exons ATGGCTACTGGGCAAGCACCACGCAACCCCATTCCAGCTATGAGAACATACCCGCCGGTGGAGCATCCAGTGGTGGTAATAGGGCCACAGTACCTGGCACAGTACGCTGTTGACCTCGCCGTCAACAGAGATTTTAAGGTGTCTGACATTAATGGCACCCTCATCTTCGAGGTCAAGAGTAAACTATTAAGCCCACGTCGTCGTTTTCTGAAAGATGCAGCCGGAAACACCCTTGTCAATCTCAGGCATAAG ATAAACACCATGCATGGGAGGTGGGAGGCTTTTAGAGGAGAAAGCGAGGAGCAGAGTGATTTGATTTTCACAGCCAAGAAATCAAAGATGTTCCAATTCAAGACTGAGTTAGACGTATTCTTGGGTAATAACAAAGGAGAGGTCCCTGATTTCAAGGTCAAAGAAGGCAACAGCGAGAGTTCCTGCTCTATACTTGTTGGAGATTCCAATACCATGCTTGCACAG GTGCATGGAAGACACACTCTCGCGATTATGCCTAATGTTGATTATGCCTTCATAGTGGCTCTTGTGGTGGTGATTCTCAACGGGAACAATGCGGATGATCATACGGACGCGGCCAACACTGGCCTTAAGGTTGTTAACGCTTTTATCGAAGGAATTGGTTCGTCGGCGTAA